From a single Deltaproteobacteria bacterium genomic region:
- a CDS encoding nuclear transport factor 2 family protein, whose translation MKGYGKAAARQVLQTLLANHESIARTPINPQFRVIGTTGLAWGHVAVNFKPKDGPLHRTFTRYLWTYAKIEGKWLLVASHISRIPTGS comes from the coding sequence ATGAAAGGTTATGGGAAGGCGGCGGCGCGGCAAGTCCTACAAACACTCTTAGCGAACCACGAGAGTATCGCGCGCACGCCGATCAATCCGCAGTTCCGTGTCATTGGCACGACAGGATTGGCCTGGGGTCACGTGGCGGTGAACTTCAAACCAAAGGATGGTCCGCTGCATAGGACGTTTACCCGCTATTTGTGGACCTATGCGAAGATAGAGGGGAAATGGCTGCTGGTGGCAAGCCACATCTCGCGGATCCCAACAGGCAGTT